In the Methanothermobacter marburgensis str. Marburg genome, TCTTACCCTCCATTAAAACACCCCCTATCTCCATTATTTCTGTTGCAGATGATAATTAAATTTTATGAAGGAGAATGGGTGCTGACCTTAAAACGTAATGTTGGAGGGCTTTGGAATGGTCATATGTTCCCGAGAATTTCCCCGGGCCTCTCAAACACGGTTATGCCCTCCATTGAAGAGAGCCTCTCTGTGTTTCTGATGTCCACCTCCCTCATGTGGATGGTTATTATCCTCCCCCCTGAGACAGCACCATATGGACATGCGCTCTGACACAGACCGCAGCCCCTGCACTTGAGGAGCCTTATCTCAACCCCCGGCACTATGGCGTCCCCGGGACATGCAGCTGCAGCAAGGCACTGCTCGCATCTCCTGCAGAGTTCAAGTTCAAGTTTTGATGGGAGGACCGTTTCAACGTCCCCCTCCTCAAGGTCCACCGGGACGCAGTACACCGGCACTCCCCCCTTACCTGCCTGGGCCACGGCGTTTGTCACAAGTGTGTCGGCTATGCCATGAACTATCTTGGCCACGGTATTGGATGTTACAGGGGATACCACCAGAAGGTCATACCTACCCATGGAGAGCCTGCCTGTTATGGGGAAGCTGTAGCCCTCGTCACTTTCAAGGACAAATTCCCTGTAGTATCCGCCAGAAAGTTTCCTGACCCTTTCAAAGAGGCCGTACATCCTCAGAACCTCCTCTGCGGCACCTGATAGGAGTATGGTTACCTCGTGACCCCTGGAAACCATCTCCTCCAGTGCCTCCACACTCTCAAGGAGGAGGTGCCCGGCCCCTGTGAATGCCCAGGCAATTCTCATCTACAGGATCTCCATGTACTTGTAGGCCCCTGACTCCTCAAAGGCGTAGTGGACCTTTGTATAGGAGGACATGAACTCTGAAACCTCTTCCTTAACATTCCTGCCATCAATAACAACCTTCTTTATGTATTCTGCAACCTCTGACATCTCTGACTCCTTCATTCCGCGCCTTGTTATCTCCTGTGTACCTATCCTTATTCCTGATGGGTCGTCTGACCTGTTAACATCGTCCCATGGGAGAAGGTTCTTGTTGAGTATTATGTTGTTGGCCTCGAGTTTTTTGGATATCTCGGCGGCCCTGCCAATGTCTGATACATCCATCACAACCTGATGGGATTCTGTGAAGTCGAGGTGCTCACAGAGTACGTTGAATCCAAGTTCATTGAGGTTTTCTGCGAGTTTCTTTGCGTTTCTGATTGTCTGTGCCGCGTATTCACTTCCAAACTCAAGCATCTCTGCGGTTGCTATTCCAAGTCCTGCCACGTGGTGGAGGTGGTGGTTACTCACAAGTCCCGGGAAGACAGCCTCATCTATGTCATCTGCAAGTTCCTCCCTGCAGAGGATTATGCCGCCCTGGGGTCCGGGGAATGTCTTGTGTGTGCTTCCCACCAGCATATCGGCGCCCTCCCTGAGGGGATCCTGGAAGTATCCGCCTGCAATTAGGCCAAGGACGTGGGCGCCGTCGTACATTATCCTTGCACCCACCTCCTCTGCGGCCTCAACTGCCTCCTCCACAGGGTGGGGGAAGAGGAAGAGGCTTCCGCCGAAGAGTATTATCCTTGGTTTGACCTCAAGGATCTTCTTCTTCATTGCATCGGCGTCTATGTTCATGTTTTCAAAGTCAAAGGGGTGGGTGTATATTTTGAATCCCCTCACACCGGCTGCACTGACCTTGGCATGTGATATGTGGCCGCCGTATGGGACCTCCATGGCCATCATGGGGTCGCCAACATCTGCAGTTGCAAAGAAGCAGGCGAGGTTGGCCACAACACCCGATGTTGGCTGGACATTTGCATGTTCTGCCCTGAAGAGTT is a window encoding:
- the glyA gene encoding serine hydroxymethyltransferase translates to MVSNQDYTERIRDLMKDHNSWMESSINLIASENITSSRVKEALISDLSHRYAEGLPGERLYEGCRYIDEIEEITIELSKKLFRAEHANVQPTSGVVANLACFFATADVGDPMMAMEVPYGGHISHAKVSAAGVRGFKIYTHPFDFENMNIDADAMKKKILEVKPRIILFGGSLFLFPHPVEEAVEAAEEVGARIMYDGAHVLGLIAGGYFQDPLREGADMLVGSTHKTFPGPQGGIILCREELADDIDEAVFPGLVSNHHLHHVAGLGIATAEMLEFGSEYAAQTIRNAKKLAENLNELGFNVLCEHLDFTESHQVVMDVSDIGRAAEISKKLEANNIILNKNLLPWDDVNRSDDPSGIRIGTQEITRRGMKESEMSEVAEYIKKVVIDGRNVKEEVSEFMSSYTKVHYAFEESGAYKYMEIL
- a CDS encoding dihydromethanopterin reductase (acceptor) encodes the protein MRIAWAFTGAGHLLLESVEALEEMVSRGHEVTILLSGAAEEVLRMYGLFERVRKLSGGYYREFVLESDEGYSFPITGRLSMGRYDLLVVSPVTSNTVAKIVHGIADTLVTNAVAQAGKGGVPVYCVPVDLEEGDVETVLPSKLELELCRRCEQCLAAAACPGDAIVPGVEIRLLKCRGCGLCQSACPYGAVSGGRIITIHMREVDIRNTERLSSMEGITVFERPGEILGNI